A genome region from Sphingobium sp. WTD-1 includes the following:
- a CDS encoding LysR substrate-binding domain-containing protein: MRRLPPLTALEAFVQVARLGSVKAAAEELALSTPALSRRVQALERFIGRPLFDRKHQALEINSEGQRLLDDIAPALDSLSQALENIQSGGNQLRLRLAVMPLFATQRLFPHLGRLRQQHPQLHIDIETTPHAVARLGEGLDAAIVLASKDIDPALYAYELDHEQVYLIGRREMAEGPNSLHSPSELAQQTILLHRDMALSFDAWKDVAGIPDLQPLAIDNYDSGQLMLEAAAQGLGVAVMHASHFEQSGDPRLIRLFPNIRVESPYRYYFVCRPRALQTRSVRIFRDWLVAANI, from the coding sequence ATGCGCAGATTGCCGCCTCTTACGGCCCTGGAGGCCTTTGTTCAGGTTGCCCGCCTTGGTTCGGTCAAGGCGGCCGCCGAGGAACTCGCCTTGTCGACGCCGGCGCTGAGCCGCCGCGTCCAGGCGCTGGAGCGATTCATCGGGCGCCCCTTGTTCGACCGCAAGCATCAGGCGCTGGAGATCAATTCCGAAGGCCAGCGGCTGCTGGACGACATCGCCCCGGCGCTGGATTCTCTCAGCCAGGCGCTGGAGAATATCCAGAGCGGCGGCAACCAGCTTCGCCTGCGCCTAGCGGTGATGCCGCTGTTCGCGACGCAGCGGCTGTTTCCGCATCTGGGCCGGCTGCGCCAGCAACATCCGCAACTGCATATCGACATCGAGACGACGCCCCATGCCGTCGCGCGCTTGGGCGAAGGGCTGGATGCAGCGATCGTGCTGGCGAGCAAGGATATCGATCCGGCGCTCTATGCCTATGAGTTGGACCATGAGCAGGTCTATCTGATCGGCCGCCGCGAGATGGCGGAAGGGCCGAACAGCCTGCATTCTCCGAGCGAGCTGGCCCAGCAGACGATCCTGCTGCATCGCGACATGGCCTTGTCCTTCGACGCGTGGAAGGATGTTGCTGGCATTCCCGACCTGCAGCCGCTGGCGATCGACAATTATGATTCGGGCCAGCTGATGCTGGAAGCCGCCGCCCAGGGGCTGGGCGTCGCGGTCATGCATGCCAGCCATTTCGAACAGTCGGGCGATCCCCGCCTGATCCGGCTGTTCCCCAACATCCGCGTCGAAAGCCCATATCGCTATTATTTCGTCTGCCGCCCGCGCGCGCTGCAGACCCGCTCGGTGCGCATCTTCCGTGACTGGCTGGTCGCCGCAAACATCTGA
- a CDS encoding GGDEF domain-containing protein: MTGASTSNAGSHQGLTDRLSRWARGLSGKPDEPQPASEQRARAGSAASREVNRRRRLYEEIGEFLFAHDLDLTPLNFGVALDYLTGANIGVEKAVQAVLMERGKISNAWMESVAASQRADEVTPDALASMLDKVEENLDQFTGLMTESRNSAKDYGAALQEQAKGLAVGGDHEPILARLVGLTRSMVEKTRQVESQLRENQKQTQALKSSLETARRAAEHDHLTGLPNRRAFEGVLREELKLAKEGDEQLSVAFCDIDHFKLVNDTHGHETGDRVLKFVAGLLAKISDDRCHVARHGGEEFVMLFRGKTAAETCEAVDAVREDLATRSLVNRTNGERMERVSFSAGVANVLAYEDPRAALKAADRALYLAKEHGRNRVYLAAEAD; encoded by the coding sequence ATGACTGGGGCATCCACATCCAACGCCGGCTCGCATCAGGGGCTGACCGACCGCCTTTCCCGCTGGGCCAGGGGCCTGTCCGGCAAGCCGGATGAACCGCAGCCGGCGAGCGAGCAGCGCGCACGGGCGGGTAGTGCCGCCAGCCGCGAGGTCAATCGCCGCCGACGTCTCTATGAGGAGATCGGCGAATTTCTGTTCGCCCATGATCTGGACCTGACGCCGCTCAATTTCGGCGTGGCGCTCGACTATCTGACCGGCGCCAATATCGGCGTCGAAAAGGCAGTTCAGGCGGTGCTGATGGAGCGCGGCAAGATCAGCAATGCGTGGATGGAATCGGTAGCCGCCAGCCAGCGCGCGGACGAGGTGACGCCGGACGCACTCGCCTCCATGCTCGACAAGGTCGAGGAAAATCTGGACCAGTTTACCGGCCTGATGACGGAATCGCGCAATTCAGCCAAGGATTATGGCGCAGCATTGCAGGAACAGGCCAAGGGCCTGGCGGTTGGCGGCGATCATGAGCCGATCCTGGCACGGCTCGTCGGCCTGACCCGGTCGATGGTGGAGAAGACCCGCCAGGTCGAAAGCCAGTTGCGCGAGAACCAGAAGCAGACCCAGGCGCTGAAATCGAGCCTGGAGACCGCACGCCGCGCCGCCGAACATGATCATCTGACCGGCCTGCCCAATCGCCGCGCCTTTGAAGGCGTGCTACGCGAGGAGCTGAAACTGGCGAAGGAAGGCGACGAGCAATTGTCGGTCGCCTTCTGCGACATCGATCATTTCAAGCTGGTCAACGACACCCATGGCCATGAGACCGGCGACCGGGTGCTGAAGTTCGTAGCCGGCCTGCTCGCCAAGATTTCCGACGACCGATGCCATGTCGCCCGCCATGGCGGTGAGGAGTTCGTCATGCTGTTCCGCGGCAAGACGGCAGCCGAAACCTGCGAGGCGGTGGATGCCGTGCGCGAGGATCTGGCGACGCGCAGCCTGGTCAACCGCACCAATGGCGAACGGATGGAGCGGGTGAGCTTTTCCGCCGGCGTCGCGAATGTCCTGGCCTATGAAGACCCCCGCGCCGCGCTGAAAGCCGCCGACCGTGCCCTCTACCTGGCCAAGGAACATGGCCGCAACCGCGTCTATCTGGCGGCCGAAGCGGACTAG
- a CDS encoding CDC48 family AAA ATPase: MADQDSSGRRIQVANARPEDAGRGLARLPLTVMAELQLAEGDVVEIVGKRSTPARVVRPYKEDEGLDVLRLDGLQRANAGVGSGDFVQLRKIDPRPAQRVVFAPAQNNLRLQGNPDALKRVFFQRPLVAGDVVATAGQQQVPPGDMPAHLRQMLAAPAYALQEIRLIVVSTVPKGIVHIDAETEVELRAEYEEPRESRRADVTYDDVGGMAETIDQLREMVELPLRYPELFERLGVDPPKGVMLHGPPGTGKTRLARAVANESEAEFFLINGPEIMGSAYGESEKKLRDIFEEAAKAAPSILFIDEIDSIAPKRGQVTGETEKRLVAQLLTLMDGLEPRTNLVVIAATNRPEAIDEALRRPGRFDREIVVGVPDERGRREILGIHTRGMPLGDRVDLAELARMTYGFVGADLAALTREAAIETVRRLMPRLNLEEGTIPPDVLEDLSVTREDFLSAIKRVQPSAMREVMVQAPNIGWADIGGLDDAQMRLKEGVELPLKDPDAFRRLGIRPAKGFLLYGPPGTGKTLLAKAVAREAQANFIATKSSDLLSKWYGESEQQIARLFARARQVAPTVIFIDELDSLVPARGGGLGEPAVTERVVNTILAEMDGLEELQSVVVIGATNRPTLVDPALLRPGRFDELIYVPVPDQAGRKRILAIHTKKMPLAGDVDLDQLAQRTERFTGADLEDLSRRAGLIALRQSLRVEAVTMAHFEAALEETRASVTPEMEREYEQIQATLKQSAMQVDPIGFIAPGMLRARER, encoded by the coding sequence ATGGCCGATCAGGATAGCAGCGGACGCAGGATTCAGGTCGCCAACGCGCGGCCGGAAGATGCGGGGCGCGGTTTGGCGCGGCTTCCGCTGACGGTAATGGCCGAATTGCAGTTGGCCGAAGGCGATGTCGTAGAGATTGTCGGCAAGCGTTCGACTCCGGCTCGGGTAGTGCGTCCCTACAAGGAAGATGAGGGGCTGGACGTGTTGCGGCTGGATGGTTTGCAGCGCGCCAATGCCGGCGTCGGCTCGGGCGACTTCGTCCAGCTGCGCAAGATCGATCCGCGTCCGGCCCAGCGCGTGGTGTTCGCGCCTGCACAAAATAATCTCCGGCTCCAGGGCAATCCCGATGCACTGAAGCGGGTTTTCTTTCAGCGGCCGCTTGTCGCGGGCGATGTCGTCGCCACCGCCGGCCAGCAACAGGTGCCGCCCGGCGACATGCCGGCCCATCTGCGACAGATGCTGGCGGCGCCGGCCTATGCGCTGCAGGAAATCCGCCTGATCGTGGTGTCGACCGTGCCCAAGGGCATCGTCCATATCGATGCCGAGACCGAGGTGGAACTGCGCGCCGAATATGAGGAGCCGCGTGAATCCCGCCGGGCCGACGTCACCTATGATGATGTCGGCGGCATGGCCGAAACGATCGACCAATTGCGCGAGATGGTCGAGCTACCGCTGCGCTATCCCGAATTGTTCGAGCGACTGGGCGTCGATCCGCCCAAGGGGGTCATGCTCCATGGACCGCCGGGCACCGGTAAGACCCGGCTCGCCCGCGCCGTCGCCAATGAATCGGAAGCCGAATTCTTCCTCATCAACGGCCCCGAAATCATGGGCTCGGCCTATGGCGAGTCGGAAAAGAAGCTGCGCGACATTTTCGAGGAAGCGGCCAAGGCGGCACCCTCCATCCTCTTTATCGACGAGATCGACTCGATCGCGCCCAAGCGCGGTCAGGTCACCGGCGAGACGGAAAAGCGCCTCGTCGCCCAGCTTCTCACGCTGATGGACGGGCTGGAGCCGCGCACCAATCTGGTCGTCATCGCCGCCACCAACCGGCCCGAGGCGATCGATGAAGCGCTGCGCCGACCCGGCCGGTTCGACCGCGAAATCGTCGTCGGCGTGCCCGACGAACGCGGCCGGCGCGAGATATTGGGCATCCATACCCGCGGCATGCCGCTCGGCGACCGGGTCGATCTCGCCGAACTGGCGCGCATGACCTATGGCTTTGTCGGCGCCGATCTTGCCGCGCTGACCCGCGAGGCCGCGATCGAGACGGTGCGCCGGCTGATGCCGCGCCTTAATCTGGAGGAAGGCACGATCCCGCCCGACGTGCTGGAGGATCTGTCGGTCACGCGGGAGGATTTCCTCTCGGCGATCAAGCGGGTCCAGCCCTCGGCCATGCGCGAGGTGATGGTGCAGGCGCCCAATATCGGCTGGGCCGACATTGGCGGCCTGGACGATGCCCAGATGCGCCTCAAGGAAGGGGTCGAACTGCCGCTCAAGGATCCCGACGCCTTCCGGCGCCTGGGCATCCGCCCGGCCAAGGGCTTCCTCCTCTATGGTCCGCCGGGCACCGGCAAGACATTGCTGGCCAAGGCGGTCGCGCGTGAGGCGCAGGCCAATTTCATCGCCACCAAGTCGAGCGACCTCCTGTCCAAATGGTATGGAGAGAGCGAGCAGCAGATTGCCCGCCTGTTCGCCCGCGCGCGACAGGTGGCGCCGACCGTCATCTTTATCGACGAACTGGACAGCCTGGTCCCCGCCCGTGGCGGTGGCCTTGGCGAGCCGGCCGTAACGGAGCGGGTGGTCAACACCATCCTCGCCGAAATGGACGGGCTGGAGGAATTGCAGTCGGTGGTCGTCATCGGCGCCACCAACCGGCCGACCCTGGTCGATCCGGCGCTGCTGCGCCCCGGCCGCTTCGACGAACTCATCTATGTGCCGGTGCCCGACCAGGCCGGGCGCAAGCGCATCCTGGCGATCCATACGAAGAAGATGCCGCTGGCCGGCGATGTCGATCTCGACCAACTCGCGCAGCGGACGGAGCGGTTCACCGGCGCGGATCTGGAGGATCTGTCCCGCCGGGCTGGCCTCATCGCGCTGCGCCAGTCGCTGCGGGTCGAAGCCGTCACCATGGCCCATTTCGAGGCGGCGCTGGAGGAAACCCGCGCCTCGGTCACGCCGGAAATGGAGCGGGAATATGAGCAGATCCAGGCGACCTTGAAGCAGAGCGCGATGCAGGTCGATCCGATCGGCTTCATCGCGCCCGGCATGCTGCGCGCCCGCGAACGCTGA
- a CDS encoding glutathione S-transferase family protein, translated as MWQLFQFPLCPFSRKVRLLLGEKGIGYDLVRESPWEMRDEFLDLNPAGTTPVVVDQEKGVTLIDSQAICEYFEETVEKFPLISGTAAGRAEVRRLTAFFDQNFYGDVVGPLLHERMKKRLIERVSPDARVLREAMRRANVHMDYMDYLLDHRSWMAGGTLSLADIAAAAHLSVADYLGGIDWAGHEPVKRWYAGFKSRPSFRPLLSERMEVITPPTHYEKPDF; from the coding sequence ATGTGGCAACTTTTCCAATTCCCGCTCTGTCCCTTCTCCCGCAAGGTCCGTCTGCTGCTTGGCGAGAAAGGCATCGGCTATGATCTGGTGCGCGAATCTCCCTGGGAAATGCGCGACGAGTTTCTGGATCTCAATCCGGCCGGCACCACCCCGGTGGTCGTCGACCAGGAAAAGGGCGTCACGCTGATCGACAGCCAGGCGATCTGCGAATATTTCGAGGAAACGGTCGAAAAATTCCCGCTCATCTCCGGCACGGCCGCAGGCCGGGCGGAAGTGCGGCGCCTGACCGCCTTCTTCGACCAGAATTTCTATGGCGATGTCGTCGGCCCGCTGCTGCATGAGCGGATGAAGAAGCGGCTGATCGAGCGCGTCTCGCCCGATGCCCGCGTCCTGCGGGAGGCGATGCGCCGGGCCAATGTCCATATGGACTATATGGATTATCTGCTCGACCATCGCAGCTGGATGGCTGGCGGCACGCTCAGCCTCGCCGATATCGCGGCGGCGGCGCATCTGTCGGTGGCGGATTATCTGGGCGGCATCGACTGGGCCGGGCATGAGCCGGTCAAGCGCTGGTATGCCGGCTTCAAGTCACGCCCCTCCTTCCGCCCGCTCTTGTCCGAACGGATGGAAGTCATCACCCCGCCGACCCATTATGAAAAGCCGGATTTCTAA
- a CDS encoding glutamate-5-semialdehyde dehydrogenase yields the protein MNDLTQTPEMLIAQMGARARRAAALLAPAGDAQKVDALRRAAQALRDQAPAILAANARDMDNGIDNGLSAAMLDRLRLDEDRIAAMAAGVDQVATLDNPLGSVIDSSVRPNGLELSRVRVPLGVIGIIYESRPNVTADAAALCLRAGNAVILRGGSEAKESNRAIHAAMAEGIAAAGLPAEAVQLIPTTDRAVVGALLRASDFVDLIVPRGGKSLVARVQEEARVPVLAHLDGINHSYVDGAADPAMAESLVLNAKLRRTGVCGSTETVLIDRAYGHAPALVKALLDAKCEVRGDDAVQAMDERVVAASDEDWDTEYLDAIVSIRLVDGVEEAIAHIAAHASHHTDAIITEDAAVAERFLNAVDSAIVMWNASTQFADGGEFGLGAEIGISTGRLHARGPVALEGLTTYKWIVRGRGQARP from the coding sequence ATGAACGACCTGACGCAGACCCCCGAAATGCTGATCGCGCAGATGGGCGCGCGTGCGCGCCGCGCCGCCGCCCTGCTCGCGCCAGCCGGGGACGCGCAGAAGGTCGACGCGCTGCGCCGCGCGGCCCAGGCGCTGCGCGATCAGGCGCCCGCTATCCTCGCCGCCAATGCGCGCGACATGGACAATGGCATCGACAATGGCCTGTCCGCCGCGATGCTGGACCGGCTGCGGCTGGACGAGGATCGGATCGCTGCCATGGCCGCCGGGGTCGATCAGGTCGCGACTCTCGACAATCCGCTCGGCAGCGTGATCGACAGCAGCGTGCGCCCCAACGGGCTGGAATTGAGCCGCGTCCGCGTGCCGCTGGGCGTCATCGGCATCATCTATGAAAGCCGCCCCAACGTCACCGCTGACGCCGCAGCTCTCTGCCTGCGCGCCGGCAATGCCGTAATCCTGCGCGGCGGCAGCGAGGCGAAGGAAAGCAACCGCGCCATCCACGCCGCCATGGCAGAGGGGATCGCCGCCGCCGGCCTGCCCGCCGAAGCGGTGCAGCTCATTCCCACCACCGATCGCGCGGTGGTCGGCGCGCTGCTGCGCGCATCGGATTTCGTCGATCTCATCGTGCCGCGCGGCGGCAAGAGCCTGGTCGCGCGCGTGCAGGAAGAGGCGCGGGTGCCCGTCCTCGCCCATCTTGACGGCATCAACCACAGCTATGTCGATGGCGCGGCCGATCCCGCCATGGCGGAAAGCCTGGTGCTCAATGCCAAGCTGCGCCGCACCGGCGTCTGCGGCTCGACCGAAACGGTACTGATCGACCGCGCCTATGGCCATGCCCCCGCGCTGGTGAAGGCGCTGCTCGACGCCAAATGCGAAGTGCGCGGCGATGACGCGGTGCAGGCGATGGACGAACGCGTGGTCGCCGCATCGGATGAGGATTGGGACACCGAATATCTCGACGCCATCGTCTCGATCCGGCTGGTCGATGGCGTGGAGGAGGCGATCGCCCATATCGCCGCCCATGCCAGCCATCATACCGACGCGATCATCACCGAGGATGCGGCGGTGGCCGAACGCTTCCTCAACGCCGTCGACAGCGCGATCGTGATGTGGAACGCCTCGACCCAGTTCGCCGATGGCGGCGAGTTCGGCCTGGGCGCGGAAATCGGCATCTCGACCGGCCGTCTCCACGCGCGCGGTCCGGTCGCGCTCGAAGGGCTCACCACCTATAAATGGATCGTCCGCGGCCGCGGCCAGGCCCGGCCGTAA
- a CDS encoding helix-turn-helix transcriptional regulator, translating to MASYAEGSDPWADLFLSAALEPQLWDAALRAMAQATGSRHGQLIGFGPGAAAFNWISDVAPDIIEKSSMIDGAAPDLNFRVAADRLPARPAIVHEAHYDIARQALRADDYLDLCSDYDIFHGCQTRLVADDNMMIGFALLRSEADGRTSAEQRNLFAELANHARHAVRLQRAIEQQGFGLLAGTFETMDRACWLLDATGRVGGMTPRADALLSASRLRVVDGWLQSDRSDETRAILRSVRAVVDVPAREADPVALADADGGVGIMLEFFPLPARPWALPFAPRAIIVARVGAPTERHVRLLMRTFRLTPAEADIAIHLAAGLSRADIAARRGVSAETLKAQLRSIYDKTGCSRESQLVRIVGMMSS from the coding sequence ATGGCGTCATACGCCGAAGGCAGCGATCCGTGGGCCGACCTCTTTCTGTCGGCCGCGCTGGAGCCACAGCTCTGGGATGCGGCGCTGCGCGCCATGGCGCAGGCGACGGGGTCGCGCCACGGGCAACTGATCGGTTTCGGTCCTGGTGCCGCGGCCTTCAACTGGATCAGCGACGTGGCCCCGGATATCATCGAAAAGTCATCGATGATCGACGGCGCGGCCCCGGACCTCAATTTCCGGGTCGCGGCCGACCGACTGCCAGCGCGCCCGGCGATTGTGCATGAAGCCCATTATGATATTGCGCGTCAGGCGTTGCGCGCCGACGACTATCTCGACCTGTGCAGCGATTATGACATTTTTCACGGTTGCCAGACGCGCCTGGTCGCCGACGATAATATGATGATCGGCTTCGCGCTGTTGCGCAGCGAGGCGGATGGCCGCACCAGTGCGGAACAGCGCAACCTGTTCGCCGAGCTCGCAAACCATGCCCGCCATGCCGTCCGGTTGCAGCGCGCGATCGAGCAACAGGGCTTTGGTCTGTTGGCCGGCACGTTCGAAACCATGGACCGCGCCTGTTGGCTGCTTGACGCGACCGGGCGGGTGGGGGGCATGACGCCGCGCGCCGACGCCTTACTGTCTGCCAGCCGGCTACGGGTCGTCGATGGCTGGTTGCAGAGCGATCGGAGCGACGAAACGCGCGCCATCCTGCGCTCCGTGCGCGCGGTGGTGGACGTGCCGGCGCGCGAAGCCGATCCGGTGGCGCTGGCCGATGCCGATGGCGGCGTCGGCATCATGCTGGAATTCTTCCCATTGCCGGCGCGGCCATGGGCGCTGCCCTTTGCGCCGCGTGCGATCATCGTTGCACGGGTAGGGGCTCCGACAGAGCGGCATGTCCGCCTGTTGATGCGGACCTTTCGCCTGACCCCGGCTGAGGCGGATATCGCCATCCATCTTGCCGCAGGCCTGTCCCGTGCGGATATTGCGGCGCGGCGCGGTGTGTCGGCCGAGACGCTCAAGGCCCAATTGCGCTCCATCTATGACAAGACCGGTTGCAGCCGGGAATCCCAATTGGTCCGCATCGTCGGGATGATGAGCAGCTGA
- a CDS encoding methyltransferase domain-containing protein, which translates to MASLPFKDKKTRISTRGGSRSFRSQWAMFFRQFMKHPGMIGSVIPSSSQLVARSLDGVDWARTRLFVEYGPGVGTFTQAILDRMHPDATLLAIDLNLDFVAYLEDAIDDPRLRVVHGSAADVRRFVKEAGYQKADYVLSGLPFSTLPTGVGETICEETRAVLRPGGSFIIYQYSRYVRRLIDPLFDQVSDELEWRNVPPCRLFRAAKEEALAQAA; encoded by the coding sequence ATGGCCTCCCTACCGTTCAAAGACAAGAAGACCAGGATTTCGACGCGCGGTGGCAGCCGCTCCTTCCGCAGCCAGTGGGCCATGTTCTTCCGCCAGTTCATGAAGCATCCCGGCATGATCGGTTCGGTCATCCCCTCCTCGTCGCAACTGGTCGCGCGCTCGCTGGACGGCGTCGACTGGGCACGGACCCGCCTGTTCGTCGAATATGGTCCCGGCGTCGGCACCTTCACCCAGGCCATTCTCGACCGGATGCATCCTGATGCCACCTTGCTGGCGATCGACCTCAATCTCGATTTCGTCGCCTATCTGGAGGATGCGATCGACGATCCGCGCCTGCGCGTGGTCCATGGCTCGGCTGCCGACGTGCGCCGCTTCGTCAAGGAAGCGGGCTATCAGAAGGCCGACTATGTCCTTTCGGGCCTGCCTTTCTCCACCCTGCCGACGGGCGTGGGCGAAACCATCTGTGAAGAGACGCGCGCCGTGCTGCGTCCGGGTGGCAGCTTCATCATCTACCAATATTCGCGCTATGTCCGCCGCCTCATCGACCCGCTGTTCGACCAGGTCAGTGACGAACTGGAATGGCGCAACGTCCCGCCCTGTCGCCTGTTCCGCGCGGCCAAGGAAGAGGCGCTGGCCCAGGCGGCCTGA